Genomic segment of Leopardus geoffroyi isolate Oge1 chromosome B2, O.geoffroyi_Oge1_pat1.0, whole genome shotgun sequence:
CAGACCTCCTCTGTTTCTGCTCGTTATCACTTCTGGAGTGTCAGCTGATGCTGGTCCCAGTGATATCTCCCAGTGCAGTACCTTTAACTGCTTGTGTCATTGCTTTGACCTGGGCTCCTGCTTGACACGAGAGTCTCGATTTTGCTGTCTCCCTCCTGTTGTACACATGGCGTCACAAGGTCTATTAAATGTTATCAATTAACTTTGTCAAACCCTTTGATCTCACTACAATGCCCTCCGCATGTCCCCTCACTCTGTAAAATCTGTAAGACTAAGGCCCAGACTTCAGAAAGACTAGCTGCACAGCTGTCTGGATCACCATCTATAAGTTGGCGATCCTCCCTGTAAGTTATCCTGAACAAGTCTCTGTAAACTGGATGGAGTTGCCTACTTCATTTTTCAATCAAAGAGACTTCACGGTCTGCAGGAGCCTTCACAGTCCCTCCACTCACCAACAATCCTGAAATTGGGAATTTGTGTTTTGTCTCCTTCGTTGTGAGTCTTCCTAAATGTTTcttaattacatctttttttttttttttttttccaacgaaCAAGCTCTATGTGTCATGGAGTTTTTCTAGTGTCTTCTTTtcccaattttgtttctttctgttcttacaGGTACTacttgttttcttcagtttcctttagGCTATTTTGCTGCTACTTTTTCTACGTTATTGAGGTGGGAACATAGATTATTGATAcgtgattttttctcttttttaacacaatttcaagttagttaatatagagtttagtattggtttcagaggtagaattcactgattcatcacttacatataacatccagcgttcatcccaacaagtgccctccttaatgctcatcacccatgtagcccatccctccaaacacctccctccatcaaccctcagttggttctctatatttaagtctttcatgGTTCGCATCactctgttttatcttttaaattttccttcccttccgcTATGTTCATccgtttgtttcttaaatttcacatgagtaaaagcatgtgatatttgtctttctctgactgacttatttcccttggcatgatacattctaggtccatccacgttattgcaaatggcacgatttctttcatttttattgctgagtaatattccattatatatatgcatatatgccacttttcctttatccattcatcagttgatggacattttagcTCTTTCTACAATTTGTTTACTGTTGATagtgatgagggaaacaaaggccagAGAAATCTTGCTTAAATGAAATCTCCTTACAGTTTGCTGCCCACCGATAGACATCTGAAACATGCAAAGTGTGACCTTGCTCCAGGAACTCAGGGCTGCCTTACTTGCTTGATGTTTTTTGTTTACCTAAAAGTAAACTTATCTTCACAGCAGCTAggccctcaaggtcctgaaaaccttgcttccaaattcgttagagacttacactatccCTGGCCCCCACtaacttaaaaacatataatcagtcactcctcacaacctcagtgcagctctttttgtccacaggtcctgtccctgtgctttaataaaatcacacttttgcaccaaagatgtctcaagaatttgCTCTTGCCATTTGCTCAAGAACCCCAtcatagggacgcctgggtggcttagtcgcttaagcgtccgacttcagctcaggtcacgatctcacagtccgtgagttggagccccgcgtagggctctgcgctgatggctcagagcctggagcctgtttccggttctgtgtctccctctctctctgcccctcccccgttcatgctctgtctctctcaaaaataaacattaaaaaaaaaaaaaaaaagaacccatcaTATTGGTGCTCTTATGTGCGGCTTTCTGAGTCTTTTCATCGGTACTCCGAGCCTTGGTTCAAACTTGGTgagaactttctcttttcttcctttagtctCATTTCAGGGGCTTTTCAAGGACTGGGCTCTTAGTGGAACACTTTCATGTCGATTTCTCAGTCTATAATCCTCTAGCCCATGGCTACTCTCCAGAGAGGAGAAAGCCTGCCTTTCAGCTGGAAGTTAGTACCCTGGCCAGAATGGTATTAAGACCCAGAAActtgatgccctctctttattcctgtcttCATACAACGTTGTCTTTCTTGGGCATGGGACAGCCACCTAAGAAACCAGCACAGCTCCCAATCTTATGACTCCTGTGTGAGGGTTCCTCCTTATTGGTCTAATGTGATCCCCTCCACATCCCTGGTCTAGCCACTTCTGGCCACAAGACATCCACTAGAAGCCTGCCAAAACCAGTACCCGATTGAAGTAAAACCCAACCAGGGACTGTTTCCTAAGAAAGTTGGATGTAAAGACAATATGTGACGCAATGTCACTTAGATCATGATGGATTTCTATGTTTACTCTTTTCTGTCAATGTCCTCTAGTAACTACTTAAATTACAGAATTGGGTAATTCCCCCTTGTAAAACATTTCTAGTGTTTTCCATGGGTTAAAAACGGCACAGCCTtcaaggaaactaaggcatgaCCTTCATGGCATGCTCCTCAAAACAAAGTAAACGAAGACACGGCCTTCTACAGCCTGGCCTTTTATGGTAAAACTTTACCAGGCACAGCACCGCACAGTATTTCTGTTCATATCACAGGCACACATTTATAGCCGAGGTTTCAACGGAGAAGCAAAGGGACACTAGCATCCCTTCTCCattatctttgaaaattttctggaaaatataCTTTTCCTTACAAAATTAAGTCTCGGCATGTTAATTTCTAAGAGCAAACAAATAATCCTCTTCCTCAGTTGCTGTATTTAATTGTAATTGGGTTTATAGCTGCCATTTAATACtccctgttaaaaaaaatcacaaactgaTGCTTCCCCTCAACAATGTATCATCCTTTATGAGGAGATAAGTTAAAATACTAAccctctaggggtgcctgggaggctcagttggttaagcatctgacttcagctcaggtcatgatctcaccactcctgagtttgagcccctcttcgGGGGCTCTGTTGTGACAgttccgagcctggaacctgcttccaattctgtgtctccctctctctctgaccctctcctgcttacgctctgtctctttctctcaaaaataaacattaaaggggcgcctgggtggcgcagtcggttaagcgtccgacttcagccaggtcacgatctcacggtccgtgagttcgagccccgcgtcgggctctgggctgatggctcagagcctggagcctgtttccgattctgtgtctccctctctctctgcccctcccccgttcatgctctgtctctctctgtcccaaaaataaataaacgttgaaaaaataaaaaaataaaaaaataaaaaaaataaacattaaaaaatctttttttaaaaaaatagtaacattctGATAGTACCAGATACTATAGTTTCCTTGCCTGAAATTGTTCTCATCTATCCCAtctaatatttcttcctttccaaagaaaattatttgctcCCATCTTTCCAACGCATCAGGTGAGGCAAGCCCATTCCCAAAAAGGATAAAGCATGATTTGTCTGAGCGTATCGCTGTAATCCTGTGGTCCTCTCAACACGTGGGAAGTAGGTCTACTGGGGACACCTGAAAAAGGTATAGATCACTCTTATGAAAGCATACAAGAGCAGttcccttttcctgcctttggaaaTTATGAGATACAATGAAGCGTAAAGCTGCTGCAGGCATCCTACTACCATTTCAGGAACACTGACAAGTGGTGTGCGATAAGGAGATGAGGCAAAAAGTCCCAGCATCATTGGTGACACCACTGGCCTGATGAATTGACCAGTCTGGAGATGAGGTACCTTGGGTCTATCTGCTCTGTGAGACAagtagttaaagaaaaataaagtcaaatagaTTGGGTTTTTCCATTAGCAACACAAAGCATCTCCACTGAAATACTCCTGCCAtacattttaattctatattATAATGTCACACCATAGGTCTCAGATAAAATGAGACAATTCACTTCTTCATCTTAGGGAACAAAACGAAAGTAAAGTTGCAACCCTGGGATCAGCAGAACTTACCCCAACCATATAAATATTGCATACGTTACTGTTAGTTATTAACTTCCCAGGCGATGGTAACCTGTTTCACACAAATAGTGCAATATATGACTGAAATATACATAAACTTTGAGTTGGCTTGAAATTTATAGCTGTCTCTGATCATGGAGAAATTGTGTCTGAGTGTCTATTACCTTGAAATAAACTTCTGAATCTGTTGTCTGCTCTTTaggtttaatttatatttgacaCTGACCCTTCAGACCAAATATGATAACAGAACTCATCATCTACTTAAACAATTTCGTTGCATTTCTCTGAAACCTTTCTAACTCTTTTATATTACTGAAGTTTATGAAATTTAACTGtatattgatttataattatGATTCCACATTGTTTTATGCAGGAGACACAAATATTTGGTTTCCTTGTCTAGTTTGTTCCCATCATATACTCTCTGtcacatttctttcattaaattgggttcatttgtatatattgtgtaaagttttattacataaaatattgcCAGTTCTGTACTATtaaataagaggggtgcctgggtggctcagtcggttaagcctccgtctcttgatttccacccaggtcatgatctcatggctcatgagtttgaaccctgcatcaggcttcacgtgagcctgcttaagattctctctctctctctctctgatcccctGGTCCTCACTAAaggctcgctctctctaaaagaaatttttgaaattaaaaaactatCAAATAAGACACTTTCAGAAAAGTTCAGCTCTCATTCCTATTCCCTTCAATCTATTCCCTCATTGTGCCCAAGAggcaaccattttttaaaagtcctttcgttgtcatatataaaaaagtaaatagatttAATAGATGATGGAGAAAGAGATAATGATAGATGGATGCAGATAAATTGAATTGATATAGCTATGTATTCCTATTCTCTTCCTCGATCCTATTACACAAAATGTTGTGTGTTGTACAAAATCTCCTTACCTGTACAGAAGTGGAGATTATTGTAAGcaagggttattttttttcttctacctacATAGTATTTCACTGTTCTTATGCACATCAGAGTAttcataatttccttctttgtttcccaGCATTGCCTTGGATTTCTAAGATGAGATCCATACAGGATGTTCCCGTACAGACGATACATTTGCTTATAATCTGGAAGGCCTCAGACATACCTCTTCCCACTAGAGTTGTGGCTTGGTCCTGATAGTCTAAGGGGAAGGATGGGGAAGGATGTCCCCTAAGCCAAAGTGTCAGCATGCCACTGATGTTTAtctgagacacagaaagtgaTGGAAGTGTAGATACAGCCCACCATCAGGCTAATGAAAGGGGTTTCCACAGGCTTAGAGACTTTActatgaaaaatcaaggaaaggggcacctggctgtctcagtcagtggagcattcgactcctgatctcagggtcatgagtttgagctccacattggccgtggagcctacttaaaaataaaatgaaataaaaatatgaaaagtaaaataaaaaatctgggtAAGGAAACAAAGTGAGTACAAAAATTTGGGTGTGTCATATCATTATAAGTTAGTggatttctgatattttttgtcCCCTCTTTTGTGCAAAGGGACTTCTGCTTTGTCTTTGAGAACACACAGGTGTAGGACACCAGCATCATATGGGCCATGAAGCTCCATTTCCTAGCTCCAGAAAACACGCCTAATTACAGAATGGAAAAAGACCAAGCATAAAAGGACATGATACAAAGATACCTTCCAGATCCACATCTGACCCAAATTctgtaacataaataaaaaccaatattGTAATTTGTTGCaatcctccctttctccctttttttcgcTACTTCTTTTCCTTGAAACTATATGAAACGGATGATTGTCACTCcatgtttatttgagaaaagcTGATAAAGACACGTGAACAGAGGTGAGTTCCAATGTAAAGGAGGCATTAAGGGGCTGAATACACAGGGAGCTGGGAGAGAATGAAGATAAGGAACTGCAGTCAGTACTGGGGCTTCCCAGTCAAGGACAGGGTGGAGGGAGCCATCAGGGAGGACAGGTTCTGCACGGTCACTGAACCCAGGGCAGACCAAATCCTGAGAAGCACTGTGTTTGTGGAAGAATACGAGCCAAACAGGAAACATTTTCACTGTGTGAAGAAGCCTGAAAAGAAGGTTCTTCCTGGAGTGTCAGCATCTCCACTTCAGCTCAGGAGTCCTGCAGAAGACAGAGCAGAGTGTTGTTCCCAGACCCACCTCCACAAGcagcttcctctcccctctcccagggcctcGTGTTAAAGCACCACAGTAAGAAGAAGAACATATTCTTTCTTATGTATCCTTGATCTAAAGCTATTTGCAGTGCAGGCCTTTTAGTAAGTGGAGAGAAGAAGCTTCAGTTAActgcctgagcagaagtcagatccAAAGTCTTTGACATTGTTTCTGTCTTTTCGTCTCCACCATCTGTTCCAGGATAATCAACTCTATCTCTAAGGAGGGTCAAAGAGCATTACCTGTTGGCTGAAGTCCAGAGTGtcctgggaaagaaaagggaCAACATATAGTTAACAGAGACACAGGTAAATCTGTCCCCACATACAAGGTCCCAACCCCAGACCCACCTAACACCACAACCCACATCGCATGATGCCAGTGGgatcagaaagggagagaagtggggcgcctgggtggcacagtcggttaagcgtccgacttcagccaggtcacgatctcgcggtccgtgagttcgagccctgcgtcgggctctgggctgatggctcagagcctggagcctgtttccgattctgtgtctccctctctctctgcccctcccccgttcatgctctgtctctctctctcccaaaaataaataaacgttgaaaaaaaaaaggaaagggagagaagtgaCCTGTGAAGTTTCTGTCACACAAATCTATTGTGGCTTCATTAGCTTTCATAGCTCTTCCTGATTTGGCCCAGGACCCCAAGCCAAGATATCTGTCTTGTCAACCTCTTTCTTGTCTCTACAACCCATAATCTCTTATGCTGAAGCACAGTAACCATGGACCCTTGCTGTCTGGATTTCTAGGAAATCtgagggcaaagggagaaggaaaggctTTACAAGGCCACTGGTCTACAGAGAGTTTATGCAATCAAAGCTGTATTTCTCTCCCACAAGGTCTATAGGGAGGCCCAGCTACCAACAGGTGCCTTACCTTTCTGATTCCGGAAGTAGATGAACAGCCCCACCACCAGGAAGAGCAGACCCAGAACAAAGCCCCCGATTCCACTCAGCATCTTGCTCTGTGCAGATTCAGACTGAGCCCCTGAGAGAAGAAGCAGCTTTAGTGATTTTTACCCCAAATCCAACTCCCCTGCTGGAGACTCTGGATTGAGAACTTCGAGAAGGAGGAATGAAGCCTGCCCTGGAAGAAATAGAGTAAGTGGCAATTTCTGCGGGGAAAAATTTAAATCCCATTCCATAGATACAAGGTTTAGGTAttgaactttttaaatatcacagCTTTGACAAATCCACTACTTCAATGTCTACGGATGAGGAGCTCCTTGAAGTTCAAGTAACTTGTGCAGGGTGACAGAGCTAATAAAAGGCAGAGCCAAGATTGTATTCCCCTCCTGCCCGGAAGGTCCCTATACAATAGAGGATGTGCCAGGAGCACAAAAGGCAAAGCAAAGTCCCCTCCCTGCTGGGTGAGGAACTTATGGGATCAGAAAGCTTCTCACTCCACTCCACGGTGATAGGGCTCGTGCGACTTGGATGCTCCACGTGGCAGGTGTAGACCTCTCCACTCTGAGGAACTGTTTCCAGCATCACCAGGGTCTGGAAGGTCCAGTCTCCATTACGGATCAGGCCTGTGGACACGACCCCAGTCTCCTCCTCCTGGCCGTTCCGGAACCACTTGACCTCAATGTGGCCTGGATAGAAACCATTCACGGAGCACACCAGGAGGTTGTGGTGCTGCAGGGGCTGCGTCTTCGAGGGAAACACGGTCACTGTCGGCTCAACTAGAAGACAAGTGGTAGCGGGACTAAGTGAGGACGACAGAGTGAGTCTCCCTGGCTGGCTGCCCTCCTGCCTCCGGTCTCTGGTCCCAGGCTGCATCTCGTGCAGGCCTCCCTCAAAGCTGGCCACGTGGCCCAGTACCAGCCAGTCTCATGAGTCTTGAATTCAATCCTGACAGTACGGGTCCATTAAGTTTGAGAGATGTTGAGGAAATTTGTGGGGTTTGTTTTTCATAGTGTGAGGTAGTTGTTCCTTGCGGAATTGAAGTGTTTACACATTTTGCAAGGGATATAGGGTCTCAATTAAAAGCATGATTTCTGGAGCAGGCTGACTGAGCTCAAATATAGGCTCTGCTCCTTACTGATTGATCCTAGAAGAATATTACATTCCTCTGCACCGCAGCTTTCTCCTCTATCGAAGGAGATAGTAATACTTACCTCTTACAGTTCTGTGAGGATTAATGCACCTAAAGTATGTAAAGTGATGATTGGAGTTTAGCCTTCAATATATGTTAAGTACTTATTACCTTGTTtaattacagagaaaatattatttaaagcaGTCTGGGTAAATTGGAGAACAGCTTGAGGTTGATGGGGAAATAGAGTATGAAACCCTGGAAATGCTCCACTCACACCTTACAACACCACACAAATGGTTCTCCCCCGGAAGCAGGAAAGACAGAGGTGATACTCTAGCCTATTTGTTTAATTGCAAGCACAGTGTGAGTcctgaaagagagggaaaggaacaaggaaactcattgattttaaaaagttctcataATTGCACTCAGATGATCACTCCTTCTGTGCAGTATAAAAAATTACTGTTATTGGAATTGTTATACCTTTATAATTGTCTCCCTTTGAAAGCTGACATTTCAGTTCAGGGTAGAGACTGAGACTATTTAACAGGTATCCTTAGTGCAGAGACAATCCCTTACACTACCAGTCTCAATaaatactgcttttaaaaaggagaaatatgggGGAAACATTTTTACAATACCATAAAATGGTAGATTTAGGTAGATGACAAACCTTTGCT
This window contains:
- the LOC123608204 gene encoding DLA class II histocompatibility antigen, DR-1 beta chain isoform X1, whose protein sequence is MVCLCFLGGSWMTALMLILMMLSPPLAWARDTSPHFLNMWKAECHFTNGTERVRFLERRYHNGEEFVRFDSEVGEYRAVTELGRPTAKHWNEQKDYMQETRTAVDWFCRHNYGVGESFTVQRRVEPTVTVFPSKTQPLQHHNLLVCSVNGFYPGHIEVKWFRNGQEEETGVVSTGLIRNGDWTFQTLVMLETVPQSGEVYTCHVEHPSRTSPITVEWRAQSESAQSKMLSGIGGFVLGLLFLVVGLFIYFRNQKGHSGLQPTGLLS